TTCCTCTCAGTTGGTTGAACCCCTTCTATGGCTTATTCACAATTCCAGAAATCACTAATCCAAACCCTGGAGTGCATGTGTATCCACAGCCATACTTCTTGGATGTATCGGCAATGGCGGGCCAGGCACTTGTTGCATTATACTATGCAACACATAACCCAACTTACTTACAGCGTGCAGAACTGATAGAGCAAGCGATTCACTACGGCGAAGTACCAACTCCGACTTATGGTATATTAGGCGTTTCAAATCCTCCCGTAACCTATAGGCTATGGGTCTATGCCAACTACAGTGCAGTAGATACTGATTACTATACCTATAAAGCAGAATTAGTAAGCGAGTTCGCTGACGCGATAGGCAATAACACATTAGCAAGTCTAGCCATTAGCAGGGTATGGCAGAGAAGCGCATATGACTATCCTAGCAGCTATATCTACTATGTAGCCCGCTATGGCAGTGGCTTACAGATGAATAGCGAGACGCAGCCATGGGGCGATGTCGCCACACAGGATTATGTAGACACATGGGGAGCCCCGAACCTGGACCTATTTTGGGCTTCATTACCGCAAGAAGATTATATAATGAATCAGACATGGAACGGCACAGCGTTAAAGATATTCCTTTACGCTTACGGTAATGACCAGGTTCAATTGCTACTCCTAACGACTACAACGAATTTCAATATAATCGTAAACGGCAACTATACGAACTACGGGGCCAACCATCAGATTCTGCAGATAATATTTACTCCGCATGCAGGAATAAACGAAATAATTATAGTGCCGAACCCAACAAACCAAACATCAATAAACACAGGGATAAACACATCTACAAGCTCAACGACATGTTCAAGTTCGCTATTAAATAGCTTTAATATTCCGAAACAATTCCAAGAAATATTAGGATTTATAATATATTTCATTACAGTCGGCCTGATGTACCTATTCACAAGAAACAAGATAATTACATTGCTGAGCAGCTTAACAGCTACAGTGATTATATATGCCCTTGCACTATGGCCTATGTATACTTTATTCCTGGTAGGCGCAGTATCCTTATTTATGCTCTTTTATTCGATAAGGGGAGGTGGTGAAGATGGGAGCTAAATTAATAGTAAACGTGATTATCTTCGATATCATATTAGCGCTGCTAATGATGAGTTTTGCGGGAATTCAGCCGCCTAGTATCGCTAATCCCCCTACTGTGCAGCAGGCGCAAGCTCAGGCTAACATTACATGGAACTTATCTGTAGGCAGTATCACTTGGGAATGGCTTTGGCCATTATTCTACTTTGTCGACTGGCTTATCTGGATTGTAACTACGATTTTCGCAGTCGTAGTCTTCATTTTTAATATCTTTACGACGAGTTTAGCGCTTCTATCATCTGTGCCGACTGTCGGGCCGTTTCTATTAATTTTCGCAGTAGTCCTTAACTTTGTTCTAATTTGGGAACTTGTAACACTGATAAGGGGGACAGAGGGATGAACGAATATAATGCTAATGAGATAAGGGCAAAGGTATTACGCAAAAAAATACTGCAGCTAATCGCAGAGAATTACGTGCTAAGTGCATCACTCATTTCACACACTCTCTTACTCTCATATGCTACAGTGTTTCGGCATTTGCATATATTAAATAAAGAAGGATATATAGAGCTGTACAAACAAGGAAGAACGCTATACGCAAAAATTAAAACAAACAGCAGAGAAATTCAGAATCTGAATTCAGAACTTGGGGGATTTAAAAACCTAAACGGAAAACCTGAATTTGATGAGTCTAGTACTCTTGTCAAGACCAAAGCTAAGAAAGGGTGAAGGCGTAAACGTAGGGTTGCTAATAGGCCTCTTTATCTTCATACTCGTAGGAGTAGTATTGCTACCAGTAATAACGAGCGAGGTAACTACACTCACAGGCGGAACATCACCACAAGTCACCGGCACAGATGCAACGTTGCTAAACTTAGTGCCCCTCTTCTATATCTTAGTATTGATTATCGTCCCAGCAGTAATTGCTTACCGTATGTACAAGGAGTAAGGAGGGGTAAGGAATGGAAGCTAACATAAAGGAAATCATTTTTTTATTTCTATTCGTTATCATTGGAATTGTATTATTATCGCCAATAGTATCATTTATAGGTAATCTGACAAACCCTGGAACTTACACAACATATACTACAGTCTCTGGCACAGTGACTGAAACGACATCATCGTTTGTACCGAACCCGTATTACGTAGGAAGCAACAACACTGTATTGATATCGTTAGTGCCAATCTTCTATATTTTGATCATAATAGGCGTTCCAGCCATTTTGATATATAAAATGTACAAGGGGGAGTAACATGAAAAGGTGGATTCAAAAGGCAATAAAGCATAAGGGCAGAGTACACAGATATCTGGAAAGGTTATACGGAAAGAAGGCTTTTGCAAAAGATGGGGATATCAAAATAAAGTACTTGGATATGGCTATCCGCCATGTTAAACGTTCAAAGATAAGCGAAGAGCGTAAAAGAAGTTTGCTGAGCGCATTATATCTCGCAAAAAGGCTGAAGAGGATGAGGAAATGAAGGAAAGCGAGATAAAAAGAAGAATAGAAGCAAAAAAGCACATAATCAAGAAGTATCAACATGACATAAAACTTTTTAGAAGATTGATAAGGGAAGAAAGGGAGGACATAAAGAAACTGAGAGAAAAGCTAAAAAAATTGAAGAAAAAATCAAAGTAGGCCCTTTTTAAAGGCATAATTCTTTTTTCTTTTGATGAGTGCATTAGGTGACACAATCTATATTCTCTCTATTCTGATACCTTTGTTAGGTTTAATTGTAAGAAACTATTTAGTGAACTTGCTTGGATTCGTAATGGGGACTGTAGGCTTTCTAGTCTTCGCACAGAACATGACCGATATCACTTTTAGCGCTTCAACTTTCTATTTAGCCTTACTGCCCTTAGCTTTTGGCCTTATGAACTTCGCATTTTTCTTCAACTGGGTTAAGGAGGAAAGAATATGAGGCGATACAATGTTCTTAACCGAACCTATCCCCAAAACGTATGTAGAGGCTGGAGCTATTATCGATACAATTTTTATCATTATGTATTTAGTCAGAAGAAAGTCAAAAGGCTGGAAAGAGAAATCATACTTGAACCGCAGAGATGGCGCTATTATCGTTATATCAAGTGCGCTCGTTCTGGTGGTGGCGCACTTAGGGAATTATCAGAGCTATTGGGAATATTTAGAGGGATTGCTGATAGACTCGCTTCTATTCTTCTTCGGGATGAAACTGATGGTGAGCAAGAATGAGTGATGGAAAACTTCTTTCAGCATGGGAAGAAGAATTAAAGAAAGCAAAAACTTTAGAAGAGCTTAAACAAAAATACGCAGAAGCGCAAAAGCAGATAACAGATGGAAAAGATCTGAAAAAACTATATAAACTTTATGAGAAACGCGAATTTGAAATAAAGTTAGCGCAGTTTGAGGAACTTAAAAAAGAATTATCTAATAAGAAGAAGAAGCTAAAGAAAGAGAAAGTAGACGTAAATATAAAAATAACAAAGAAGTGGATCAATAGCAGACTTTTCAGCGCAGAGCATTACGTCGCAATGCTGCAGGAGTCTAGGGATGGGCTGCAGCTCTTATTTTTGAGGAAAGCGAAGCTAGTAGAGAATCAAGGTTATTTAATGCTAGAAGTGAAGAAACTTAGAAAAGTATGGGTGCTTAATGGGGAACCGTTACTTCTTGAGCGTAAAAGGATCGTAGGGAAGAAATTTGTTGCCGTGCACTTCACACTCCCGGATTATCCTTATACACTAAATGTTAGTGTGGATGATAAGATAAGGCAACTTACACTTAAGAATATTAACGCACCGCAAATAATACATTCTATTATAAAGACAAAATTCTTTGAGGCGTTAGCGAGAGTAGGGAGTGGACCGGACATGATGATGTTGATAATTGGAATAATCGCGGGAATAGGGATAGGGCTAGGAGTAGGTTTCGGTATAGCCAATGCAAATCTATCTCATTTGCTGGCGCAGCATGTAACAAATACGACGACTACACATTCTGTTAGTCCTTTCCCAACTTCAACTAAAGGTGGTTCTTCATGAAAAAGGAAGAAGAACAAAAGGAAGAACAAATTCTTTGGCCTAAATGGAAGGAAGTTGAGGAATTACTAAAGAGGGTGAGAAAATGAAAAAATCAAACAATGACTTGGAATTATTGAAAAAGGAAAATGAAGAACTTAGAAAAAAGATAGAGGAATTAGAAGCCCAATTAGATGAAAGTGATGAAAGTAACGAAGATGAGGAATTACAAGAAATAGAGAACCCCTATACGGTCACAAATAGAGCAATTTCCGAACTGGTAGAGCCTAAGGACACTATGTTTTACCTTAGCGGAGGCCAGATCGGACTAATATTAACTGCGTTCGAATTTGCTCAGCTTCCCCAATACTTCGGCGAGGAGCCGGTAACAGAACTTGCGGAGTATGCAAATAAGCTAAGGTATTATCTTGTTAGCAAAGGTGGAAGAGGGCGTAGAGATATATTAAGAGTTCTGCGCGTCAGCTCAGGCCAAGTTCATGAGAATGTAAATAAGAGCTTATTCAAACAATTATTACATGGAAGCAAAGACTCAGATCTGGAAAGTGATGAAGAATGACAGAACTATTATGGCTAGCGCAGAAAATTGTGGAAGCATACAAGTCTATGGGCTTTGTCAGCGCAGTGATATTCGGCCCTCAGGGGACCGGGAAGACTACTTATGCGTTCAAGGTAGCGAGAGATGTGGAATTCGCACTTCATAACCTAGAGACGAAGGACGAGGCATGGCAATACGTAAAGTACTTCTTCGAATTGCCTGACGCCCTGACTTTCATCGAGGAAATCACGGAAAGAGATGAACGGATACCATATATTATCTTTGATGACGCATCAATTTGGCTTAGCAAATACTACTGGTATAAGGACTATATGAAAGCCTTCTACTCATATTACGCATTAATAAGGAGTAGGGTATCGGCGGTAATTTTCACAACACCGGCACCAGATGATCTAGCCTATTTCTTGAGAGAAAAGGGATGGTATCAGATAAAGATAGTGTGGAATAATAAGAAAAAGAAAATTGCTATAGCACAATTATATGAAAAGGGATTCGCAAGAAATACAAAAGGTGATTTTACAACAAAATCCACTTATAAAGCATTGGATTATTTCAAAGTAGAGCTTCCTAACAACTTCTACAATGAATATTTGAAGAAGAGAAAAGAGAAAGAATTAGATCTATTAGCGCAGATAAAGCTTTCACTTAGCCAAATTGATCGGCCAAGTAACGAAAATTTAGGGTAGATAACGGGGGTTATCTCAGTGTCTGTTCTTTTAGCCACTCCGCATACTTCCTATACTGTTCTTTTGCTATTCCGAATAAGCTGACATAGTGTTGTGTTAGGATTCTGGTGGGTTTTCTGCCCTGAATAAAGTCTATGATATCCAACGGTATGCCTAACTCCGCCATTTTTGTGGCGACAAATTTTCTAAAATATTTGATATTTACCGATTCCTTGTATTTCTTTTCAAAGCTATTCACTGCCCATTCTGTTGCCTCTACTTTCTTCAAAGGCATAATATGAAAGACATAGAAAGAACCCTTATATCCTCTAGTCCAGTTCAACGGATAATAGCATATACCGTTTTCACATATGTCCTTTTCCGGTTCTCTCAACACCTTTAGGATTTCGCTTAATCTAGCACCGCTTTCTAAAGCTAAACGGTAGATAAAGTAGACGTTCTCGCTATAACCCTTAGCTAACTCTAATGTTTTTTTAATTTCATCAAGTGTAGGGATATGCAAATCTGCGTTAGTCCTTTTCACTTTAACAATCTTCAATATCTTTTCCGCAAATTCTTCAGAAATTATACCGCGTGATGCCAAGAATTTAGCAAATAGTCTATAGGCCTTTTGGGATACTGTAGTCTCACGATAAGGTTTATTTATCGCCAAAACATACTTTTTAGCAGTCTCTTCATTTACTTTTCTTTCGTTGAGCAAAAATTCATAGAAAGCCTTAATGTTGCCGTCTGTCGCATATTGGCGTAAATTGGCAACCAACGTAAGCTTACGGCGTTCTAAAGATTCTTCTAGATCGCTGGTGGTCCCGGGTTCAAATCCCGGCAGCCCCACTATTTTAAGAAATAATTTGCAATTCTTACTGCTATTATTAACGCAAACGAAAAAACTAGAAGTGTAGCAGCTGCAGTTATTGAAGCATCAAAATATGACTGATACTCGTTGTAAATATAAACTGATGCAACACAATCACCATTAAATATCCATCCTGTAACATAAGGAGCTATAATGAATATTGAACCAAATTCGCTAATTGATCTAGCTATTGATGTCAAACCTGCAGATATTATACCTTTAACAGATAATGGTAACATTATTCTAAAGAAAATTCTTGTTTCTGATGCTCCCAAACCTTTTGCAAATTCTTCATAGCTTTTAGGTATTCCTTCATAATAATTTTGCATTGATCTAATATATATTGGAGAGGAAACGATAATCAATGCGTAAATTATTCCTAGATAAGTATAATAGAAATTAATTCCATGTGATAGAAGGAACTTACCAAATGGAGTTAATGGACTATCCATAAATACTAGTGCTATCCCGACTAAAGGATGTGGCACAGAAGCTGGTATATCTACAAATGTCTCTAAAACAGGATTTCTATGCCTTGCTAAATAATAAGCTAAAGGTGAGAATAATAATATGATTATACCTATTGCAACAGAGGCGGAAAATATACTTAACTCTATTGACGAAATTACTATTTTACTAAATGCAATACTCTTAACATAGAATGGGCCATATCCATAAAATAGAATATATAGTAAAGGAATAATTAGAATTAAAGGA
This genomic window from Acidianus manzaensis contains:
- a CDS encoding ABC transporter permease, with protein sequence MQVTFRQFNLLKILSFLFPLILIIPLLYILFYGYGPFYVKSIAFSKIVISSIELSIFSASVAIGIIILLFSPLAYYLARHRNPVLETFVDIPASVPHPLVGIALVFMDSPLTPFGKFLLSHGINFYYTYLGIIYALIIVSSPIYIRSMQNYYEGIPKSYEEFAKGLGASETRIFFRIMLPLSVKGIISAGLTSIARSISEFGSIFIIAPYVTGWIFNGDCVASVYIYNEYQSYFDASITAAATLLVFSFALIIAVRIANYFLK
- a CDS encoding DUF5493 family protein → MMSALGDTIYILSILIPLLGLIVRNYLVNLLGFVMGTVGFLVFAQNMTDITFSASTFYLALLPLAFGLMNFAFFFNWVKEERI
- a CDS encoding integrase is translated as MVANLRQYATDGNIKAFYEFLLNERKVNEETAKKYVLAINKPYRETTVSQKAYRLFAKFLASRGIISEEFAEKILKIVKVKRTNADLHIPTLDEIKKTLELAKGYSENVYFIYRLALESGARLSEILKVLREPEKDICENGICYYPLNWTRGYKGSFYVFHIMPLKKVEATEWAVNSFEKKYKESVNIKYFRKFVATKMAELGIPLDIIDFIQGRKPTRILTQHYVSLFGIAKEQYRKYAEWLKEQTLR
- a CDS encoding VP1/VP3 family protein, which gives rise to MSLVLLSRPKLRKGEGVNVGLLIGLFIFILVGVVLLPVITSEVTTLTGGTSPQVTGTDATLLNLVPLFYILVLIIVPAVIAYRMYKE
- a CDS encoding transcriptional regulator, which encodes MNEYNANEIRAKVLRKKILQLIAENYVLSASLISHTLLLSYATVFRHLHILNKEGYIELYKQGRTLYAKIKTNSREIQNLNSELGGFKNLNGKPEFDESSTLVKTKAKKG
- a CDS encoding C166 family protein, with protein sequence MGAKLIVNVIIFDIILALLMMSFAGIQPPSIANPPTVQQAQAQANITWNLSVGSITWEWLWPLFYFVDWLIWIVTTIFAVVVFIFNIFTTSLALLSSVPTVGPFLLIFAVVLNFVLIWELVTLIRGTEG
- a CDS encoding capsid protein VP2, translated to MKRWIQKAIKHKGRVHRYLERLYGKKAFAKDGDIKIKYLDMAIRHVKRSKISEERKRSLLSALYLAKRLKRMRK
- a CDS encoding V1/V3 family capsid protein, which gives rise to MEANIKEIIFLFLFVIIGIVLLSPIVSFIGNLTNPGTYTTYTTVSGTVTETTSSFVPNPYYVGSNNTVLISLVPIFYILIIIGVPAILIYKMYKGE
- a CDS encoding B277 family protein — encoded protein: MSDGKLLSAWEEELKKAKTLEELKQKYAEAQKQITDGKDLKKLYKLYEKREFEIKLAQFEELKKELSNKKKKLKKEKVDVNIKITKKWINSRLFSAEHYVAMLQESRDGLQLLFLRKAKLVENQGYLMLEVKKLRKVWVLNGEPLLLERKRIVGKKFVAVHFTLPDYPYTLNVSVDDKIRQLTLKNINAPQIIHSIIKTKFFEALARVGSGPDMMMLIIGIIAGIGIGLGVGFGIANANLSHLLAQHVTNTTTTHSVSPFPTSTKGGSS